One genomic region from Salvia hispanica cultivar TCC Black 2014 chromosome 2, UniMelb_Shisp_WGS_1.0, whole genome shotgun sequence encodes:
- the LOC125207180 gene encoding cytochrome b5-like, which translates to MASDPKSHIFEEVAKHNKTKDCWLIISGKVYDVTPFMEDHPGGDEVLLSATGKDATNDFEDVGHSDSAREMMDKYYIGEIDMATVPLKRSYVAPQQPSYNPDKTPEFVIKILQFLVPLLILGLAFAVRLYTKEK; encoded by the exons ATGGCGTCAGATCCGAAATCTCACATATTTGAGGAGGTCGCCAAGCATAATAAGACTAAGGACTGTTGGCTGATTATCAGCGGCAAG GTTTATGATGTTACCCCTTTCATGGAAGATCATCCTGGAGGTGATGAGGTTCTGCTATCAGCCACTG GAAAAGATGCAACCAATGACTTTGAAGATGTTGGGCACAGCGATTCTGCTCGGGAGATGATGGATAAGTACTACATTGGGGAGATAGATATGGCAACAGTGCCCCTAAAACGAAGCTACGTTGCTCCACAACAACCATCATACAATCCAGACAAGACTCCAGAGTTTGTGATTAAGATCTTGCAGTTTCTTGTGCCTCTCCTGATATTGGGATTGGCATTTGCTGTCCGACTCTACACCAAAGAGAAATGA
- the LOC125207179 gene encoding metal-nicotianamine transporter YSL3-like has protein sequence MGSSEMEIERADLEETREVAEDAKRIPPWRDQITVRGIAASLLIGSIYSIIVMKLNLTTGLVPNLNVSAALLAFVFISTWTKLLHKAGYVAAPFTRQENTIIQTCAVACYSIAVGGGFGSYLLGLNKRTYELAGGGDTEGNPTGSSKEPGLDWMIGFLFVVSFVGLLALVPLRKIMVIDYKLPYPSGTATAVLINGFHTSKGDKMAKKQVQGFTKFFTLSFAWSFFQWFYSGGESCGFINFPTLGLKAWKQTFMFDFSMTYVGAGMICSHLVNLSLLVGAVLSWGVMWPLISNKKGDWFPDNIKESSMKSLNGYKVFISIALILGDGLYNFLKTLFFTVRSMHSAFNNKNIKTEDKNQSLDDLRRNEVFIRDSIPIWVACLGYTIFSVISIIVIPIMFPQLKWYYVVVAYILAPSLSFCNAYGAGLTDMNMAYNYGKVALFVLAAMSGKENGVVAGLIGCGLIKSIVSISSDLMHDLKTGHLTLTSPRSMLISQGIGTAIGCIVAPLSFFLFYKAFDVGNPDGEYKAPYALIYRNMAILGVEGFSALPHHCLQLCYGFFAFAVAANLLRDTMPEKLGKWVPLPMAMAVPFLVGAYFAIDMCVGSLIVYLWHRFDSTKASLMIPAVASGLICGDGLWILPSSILALAKVNPPICMSFFATKTS, from the exons ATGGGGAGCAGTGAGATGGAAATCGAGAGAGCGGATTTGGAGGAGACGAGAGAAGTAGCGGAGGATGCGAAGAGGATTCCTCCATGGAGAGATCAGATCACAGTTCGCGGAATCGCAGCGAGTTTATTGATCGGAAGCATCTACAGCATCATCGTGATGAAGCTCAACCTCACCACAGGCCTCGTTCCCAACCTCAATGTCTCAGCCGCGCTTCTCGCATTCGTCTTCATCTCCACTTGGACTAAGCTTCTCCACAAGGCCGGTTACGTTGCGGCTCCTTTCACCAGACAAGAGAACACCATTATCCAGACCTGCGCTGTTGCTTGCTACAGCATAGCTGTGGGAG GTGGATTTGGGTCTTATCTTCTGGGATTGAATAAGAGGACGTACGAGCTAGCCGGAGGAGGAGACACGGAGGGGAATCCAACTGGGAGTTCCAAAGAGCCTGGGCTTGATTGGATGATTGGATTTCTGTTTGTTGTTAGCTTTGTTGGTTTGTTAGCTTTGGTTCCACTCAGAAAG ATTATGGTTATAGATTACAAATTACCTTATCCAAGCGGAACTGCAACCGCTGTTCTTATCAATGGATTCCATACTTCTAAAGGAGATAAGATGGCCaa GAAACAGGTTCAAGGTTTCACCAAGTTCTTCACGCTGAGTTTCGCGTGGAGTTTCTTCCAGTGGTTCTATTCGGGCGGGGAGAGTTGTGGATTCATCAACTTCCCGACGTTAGGGTTGAAAGCGTGGAAACAAAC ATTTATGTTTGATTTCAGCATGACCTATGTAGGAGCAGGAATGATCTGCTCCCACCTGGTGAACTTGTCCTTGCTCGTCGGGGCTGTGCTTTCTTGGGGCGTTATGTGGCCGCTGATAAGTAACAAGAAAGGGGACTGGTTTCCCGACAACATCAAGGAGAGTAGTATGAAGAGTCTAAACGGTTACAAG GTGTTCATATCGATTGCCCTCATTCTTGGTGATGGTCTTTACAATTTTCTCAAGACCCTATTTTTCACAGTCAGAAGCATGCATTCTGCATTCAACAACAAGAATATCAAAACAG aAGACAAGAATCAAAGCTTAGATGATCTTCGTCGGAACGAAGTATTCATACGAGACAGCATTCCCATTTGGGTGGCATGTTTGGGGTACACGATTTTCTCTGTGATTTCCATAATTGTGATCCCAATCATGTTTCCTCAGCTCAAGTGGTACTATGTGGTGGTGGCCTACATTCTCGCCCCATCTTTAAGCTTCTGTAACGCTTATGGAGCTGGTCTGACTGACATGAACATGGCATATAACTATGGCAAAGTGGCTCTCTTCGTGCTTGCTGCAATGTCAGGGAAGGAGAACGGGGTTGTTGCTGGACTAATTGGGTGCGGTCTGATAAAGTCCATCGTCTCCATATCCTCTGACTTGATGCATGATCTTAAGACGGGCCACCTCACCCTAACATCGCCTAGATCAATGCTAATCAGCCAGGGAATCGGGACTGCCATTGGCTGCATAGTGGCGCCTCTCTCATTCTTCCTCTTTTACAAAGCCTTTGATGTGGGGAATCCAGATGGGGAATACAAAGCCCCTTATGCACTCATATATAGAAACATGGCCATTCTCGGAGTTGAGGGTTTCTCCGCCCTGCCTCACCACTGCTTGCAGCTCTGTTATGGATTCTTCGCCTTTGCTGTGGCGGCCAACTTGCTGAGAGACACCATGCCGGAGAAGTTGGGGAAATGGGTTCCTCTCCCTATGGCGATGGCGGTACCTTTCCTTGTGGGAGCTTACTTTGCGATTGATATGTGTGTTGGGAGCTTGATCGTGTATCTTTGGCATAGATTTGATAGCACAAAGGCCAGCCTCATGATCCCGGCCGTCGCATCGGGTCTAATTTGTGGGGATGGATTGTGGATTCTCCCTTCCTCCATTCTTGCCCTAGCCAAGGTCAATCCTCCAATCTGCATGAGCTTCTTTGCCACAAAGACCTCCTGA
- the LOC125206008 gene encoding AAA-ATPase At2g46620-like isoform X2, producing MFSFVNFGILILSIVFLVVVSKFLSTTSLIHSLKKVWRWLQEKCYVYQFYKVPKFNENMQENQLYRKVSTYLNSLPSVEDSDFANLFAGTKPTEINLVLDENQTVTDQFLGARVFWRSENGEREGEKSLVLKIRKNDKRRVLVQYLQHIHQTFDEIEQKLKEVRLFVNVDDGTERNGRWRSTSFTHPATMETMVMDADLLYGAAGTGKSTFIAAMAKFLSYDVYEINLHKVRNDADLKYLLLQTTKKSLLVIEDLDRHLEDKSTALSLSGVLNFMDGIFSSCGEERVMVFTMNSKENVCASILRPGRIDVHINFPLCDFSAFKNLANSHLGLKEHKLFPQVEEIFQTGATLSQAEIGEIMISNRGSPSRALKTVITALQGNLASRVGKRLSGSRSGSGRTQEEAEEAVKEGQNGILHPMKDIKNFYGLLRNRSSRKASMDKFEIDLNDRENSAHGA from the exons ATGTTTAGTTTCGTGAATTTCGGTATACTTATTTTGTCTATCGTTTTTCTGGTAGTGGTTTCGAAGTTCTTGTCTACAACAAGTTTAATCCACTCGTTGAAGAAGGTATGGCGTTGGCTGCAGGAGAAGTGCTATGTCTACCAGTTCTACAAGGTGCCGAAATTCAACGAAAACATGCAGGAGAATCAATTGTACCGAAAGGTTAGCACGTACCTGAATTCTCTGCCGTCCGTCGAAGATTCAGATTTCGCGAACCTTTTCGCCGGCACCAAGCCGACTGAAATCAACCTGGTTCTCGACGAGAATCAGACCGTGACGGATCAATTCCTCGGCGCCAGAGTGTTTTGGAGGAGCGAAAACGGCGAGAGAGAGGGCGAGAAGTCGCTGGTGCTGAAGATCAGGAAGAACGATAAGCGGAGGGTTCTGGTGCAGTATTTGCAGCATATTCATCAGACGTTTGATGAGATTGAGCAGAAGCTGAAGGAGGTGAGGCTGTTCGTCAACGTAGACGACGGGACGGAGAGGAACGGGCGGTGGAGGTCGACCTCGTTCACGCATCCGGCGACGATGGAAACGATGGTGATGGACGCGGAT CTGCTGTACGGTGCGGCGGGGACGGGGAAATCGACATTCATCGCCGCGATGGCGAAGTTCCTCAGCTACGACGTGTACGAGATCAACCTCCACAAGGTGCGAAACGACGCCGATTTGAAGTACCTCCTCCTCCAAACGACGAAAAAGTCGCTGCTGGTGATCGAGGATCTCGATCGCCATCTGGAGGATAAATCGACGGCGCTGAGCCTCTCCGGAGTCCTCAACTTCATGGACGGAATATTCTCGAGCTGCGGCGAGGAGAGAGTGATGGTGTTCACGATGAACAGCAAGGAAAACGTGTGCGCGTCGATCCTACGCCCCGGGAGAATCGACGTCCACATCAACTTCCCCCTGTGCGATTTCAGCGCGTTTAAGAATTTGGCAAACAGTCATCTCGGACTGAAGGAGCACAAATTATTCCCGCAGGTGGAGGAGATTTTCCAAACCGGAGCGACGCTGAGCCAGGCGGAGATCGGGGAGATCATGATATCGAACCGGGGCTCGCCTAGCCGGGCGCTGAAAACCGTAATCACGGCGCTGCAGGGGAATCTGGCGTCTCGGGTCGGGAAGAGATTGAGCGGGTCCAGATCCGGGTCGGGTCGGACACAGGAGGAAGCGGAGGAAGCGGTGAAGGAGGGGCAAAATGGTATTCTTCACCCAATGAAGgatattaagaatttttatgGGCTTTTGAGGAACAGGAGCAGTAGAAAGGCGTCCATGGATAAATTTGAGATCGATCTCAATGATCGAGAAAATTCGGCACATGGTGCTTGA
- the LOC125206008 gene encoding AAA-ATPase At2g46620-like isoform X1 encodes MFSFVNFGILILSIVFLVVVSKFLSTTSLIHSLKKVWRWLQEKCYVYQFYKVPKFNENMQENQLYRKVSTYLNSLPSVEDSDFANLFAGTKPTEINLVLDENQTVTDQFLGARVFWRSENGEREGEKSLVLKIRKNDKRRVLVQYLQHIHQTFDEIEQKLKEVRLFVNVDDGTERNGRWRSTSFTHPATMETMVMDADLKSKIKSDLENFLKSRQYYHRLGRVWKRSYLLYGAAGTGKSTFIAAMAKFLSYDVYEINLHKVRNDADLKYLLLQTTKKSLLVIEDLDRHLEDKSTALSLSGVLNFMDGIFSSCGEERVMVFTMNSKENVCASILRPGRIDVHINFPLCDFSAFKNLANSHLGLKEHKLFPQVEEIFQTGATLSQAEIGEIMISNRGSPSRALKTVITALQGNLASRVGKRLSGSRSGSGRTQEEAEEAVKEGQNGILHPMKDIKNFYGLLRNRSSRKASMDKFEIDLNDRENSAHGA; translated from the coding sequence ATGTTTAGTTTCGTGAATTTCGGTATACTTATTTTGTCTATCGTTTTTCTGGTAGTGGTTTCGAAGTTCTTGTCTACAACAAGTTTAATCCACTCGTTGAAGAAGGTATGGCGTTGGCTGCAGGAGAAGTGCTATGTCTACCAGTTCTACAAGGTGCCGAAATTCAACGAAAACATGCAGGAGAATCAATTGTACCGAAAGGTTAGCACGTACCTGAATTCTCTGCCGTCCGTCGAAGATTCAGATTTCGCGAACCTTTTCGCCGGCACCAAGCCGACTGAAATCAACCTGGTTCTCGACGAGAATCAGACCGTGACGGATCAATTCCTCGGCGCCAGAGTGTTTTGGAGGAGCGAAAACGGCGAGAGAGAGGGCGAGAAGTCGCTGGTGCTGAAGATCAGGAAGAACGATAAGCGGAGGGTTCTGGTGCAGTATTTGCAGCATATTCATCAGACGTTTGATGAGATTGAGCAGAAGCTGAAGGAGGTGAGGCTGTTCGTCAACGTAGACGACGGGACGGAGAGGAACGGGCGGTGGAGGTCGACCTCGTTCACGCATCCGGCGACGATGGAAACGATGGTGATGGACGCGGATCTGAAATCGAAAATCAAATCGGATTTAGAGAATTTTTTGAAGTCCAGGCAGTATTACCACCGATTAGGCCGCGTCTGGAAGCGGAGCTACCTGCTGTACGGTGCGGCGGGGACGGGGAAATCGACATTCATCGCCGCGATGGCGAAGTTCCTCAGCTACGACGTGTACGAGATCAACCTCCACAAGGTGCGAAACGACGCCGATTTGAAGTACCTCCTCCTCCAAACGACGAAAAAGTCGCTGCTGGTGATCGAGGATCTCGATCGCCATCTGGAGGATAAATCGACGGCGCTGAGCCTCTCCGGAGTCCTCAACTTCATGGACGGAATATTCTCGAGCTGCGGCGAGGAGAGAGTGATGGTGTTCACGATGAACAGCAAGGAAAACGTGTGCGCGTCGATCCTACGCCCCGGGAGAATCGACGTCCACATCAACTTCCCCCTGTGCGATTTCAGCGCGTTTAAGAATTTGGCAAACAGTCATCTCGGACTGAAGGAGCACAAATTATTCCCGCAGGTGGAGGAGATTTTCCAAACCGGAGCGACGCTGAGCCAGGCGGAGATCGGGGAGATCATGATATCGAACCGGGGCTCGCCTAGCCGGGCGCTGAAAACCGTAATCACGGCGCTGCAGGGGAATCTGGCGTCTCGGGTCGGGAAGAGATTGAGCGGGTCCAGATCCGGGTCGGGTCGGACACAGGAGGAAGCGGAGGAAGCGGTGAAGGAGGGGCAAAATGGTATTCTTCACCCAATGAAGgatattaagaatttttatgGGCTTTTGAGGAACAGGAGCAGTAGAAAGGCGTCCATGGATAAATTTGAGATCGATCTCAATGATCGAGAAAATTCGGCACATGGTGCTTGA